Genomic segment of Malus domestica chromosome 15, GDT2T_hap1:
CGATTCCTCAAACTTTTGACTTTAGAATTTCCAGAACATTGGAAAAGGCCTAATAATTAAGTAGCTAGCGTTAGTACTCATATCTTTACCATTGGACGTGCCCATGATTTCCGAGATGTGTTGCTACTACTGTTGCTGCAGCTCTATATACATAGAAATCCCATGTGCGCATGCAGTCGCGCACGTCCGCTCTGCAGTGCACCACACTCTGCCTCCAGCTGCTTCAATATGCATGCTTTCTGTCACCATTCGTAAACAGTGCGCTGGCATTCAACGCATTGCGTCCATGTAATTAACcattaattaacataatttacacGTGATCACATTGCCATTAGGCCCATGCAAAAGCTTCAGGTCCCAACGGCTACGGCACCGGCTTTGACCCTAAATAATTGTCCTGTTTCTTGGCTGCCAACTGTTGTCCATATTCGACAAGAAGATGAGCATATGGTGAGAGGGAAGACTGAAGATGTCCAAGAGGCCTGCATGATTTTCAATGTGAGCAGTTGGGCAGATAGGGGGTAGGATGTTGGTTTTCATGATCCGTCCCGAGTTCAAAATTTCCCTCTCTTCtcaattattgaaataatttcaAACCCTTTCCttaataataaaactaaaaaaagaaaaagaaaaaaagataggGGGATATGCATACGTGTATGCGTGCATATTTAGGGTTTAGAGGGATGTCACTTCACTGTTCATGAAGCACAGTAGATAATGTCATCTTCATATTTTTTGTTTCGTGATCATGTATTAACCATATAACACTTATAGTTACATATTGTTATATTGTGAGCCAACAAAAAGGTAAAAACATTAAACTTCACACAATGAATACATCTCGTGAAACAGTCAAGACGACGATGCTATCCTATCTCGCAGTGGAGCGGAAGTGTAGCGAAATCTTGACTTTAGAAGCTTAATTACCTACTTAACAATATGAAAGACACCAAACCAAACTTGCCTACAAATCTTAACTGCTTTTTTCTGATAAGACAACCTAAATCTATCAGGATCCCCCATGAAAACCAAAATATGAAACTCCATTCAAAAGTGATTTGTGTTAGGTGGATCTAACATATATATTTGGTGCAAATTTGgtgtgaaaatgaaaaacaaaagacaatttaaaatagagagttttaacgaaacacttctgttattgtttacttttaacgaaaaaccacaattttacctttttttggTATTATTTACTACAtctttatttatcatttttcattcaaactaatttttttttttttgaacttttcattaatttttcttttagaaTTTAAATAAATGGTATTTGATCAGTTTCGGTATGCTTTCTAGTGGATCCAGAAAACGGAAAACCTCTATAAATGGGTCCATATGTAAGTGTGCACATATTCGGGTCTACCATTCAAAGTCCAAAGGTAGATTGGGCTGCAAATCTTAGTGGATTTGTTATCATCCATTCATATGTGATGGGCTTAACACTAACTTCGTCAAATCTTGGGTCATGTAGGAAAATTTTGTGTCTAACGACACTCACATGTTTTGTTCAACCACTTAATAAGATGTTGATATTTCGTTAATCGAAACATTAAAATACAATATACTATAATGTGTCTATGtacttattaattaatattaaatgGTCGGACATATTTTGTTCTACCACATAGTAATATGTTGACATTTCGTTAATCGAAGCATTGAAAATACAATACACTATAATGTGTCTATGtacttattaattaatattgaaTGGTCGGACATACCCAAATGTCTTGATTACATAtaaggaaaaggatcctcgccgaATTCTTTTCTTGGGGATCTAGGGAATTTAGAAATCATATTTGTTAATCGTACATTGTGCGAtcataaatatttaaaattttaaaatttaaattaaatataaataatacataATGAAAACTAACCGCATAATATACCATGAACGGACATGATTTCTAAACCTCCCAGATCCCCAGCATATAATGCCTTTTCCATGGTATTGGGAGCGCTTTACTCATGTTTCAAGGCAAATAGAGCACCCAATGACAAGTGTCGATGCATTTCTCACCCTATGTGACGTGTAGGAGGATTGCACATTTCATGAATTCTATGCTAAAACCCATCGCGACTTTGCACTTGATTAGAAGAGCACAATGGTAGTGAGTTGTATAGAGAGAATTAGAAATCTGAATCATTCATTCCATGAATTCTATGCTAAAACCCATCACGACTTTGCACTTGATTAGAAGAGCACAATGGTAGTGAGTTGTATAGAGAGAATTAGAAATCTAAATCattcaatttaaattttatagtCCTTATTAGTTCATTTTATTGGCTCATCTTATGGAAAACGAAGTTTTAAGCTGTTTGAATCTCTGTCTCTCTTGAATGGCTCAGATTTCTGAATTCAGCTGCTCTGAGCACAAAAAACGGAAGAAAATCTCAATTCCTCTCAATTGACCCATTTAGAACCACAATATAGCTATAGCATGCACTATAAACATTAAAATTCTACGGAGTGTAGTCCAACCTTCCAATTAATTTAACTTTTTTATACTATcttgattatttatttttcaaagttttgaaagaaaaattgaaatttcacATAGACTATTGTTATTTGGACTAACTCTTTGTATCTTTTAATATAAGCAGTAGTAAATACAGTACAAATAGCatcattaataaaataaatttggTCTACATATTAGTAAAGTTATCAACAAAATAGCGCTAATAAATACAGTACAAATAGcatcattataaaaaaaaaaaaaaagagatcaaaAGAGGTCGAGTTCCCAACGCCCGAATTTTCACATACTTTTGCAAGAAAGTAGTCAAACAAATATCATTTAAAAGGTTAAAAATCTACTTTTTTGTTAAGGAATCTGCTTAAACATCAATCAATACAAGCTCATATGAATTTTTGCATTAAATTCGGAAAATCACTCTAACCACATTTTCACTTGGAGTGCATCAAAAAAGCGCCAACATAACGTCCAAACTGTTATTTTTCGTTAATGTTTCACTCGTTTTACCGTCCAACCTcccaattcaagaaaaaaatttcattgtgaCGAGAACACGGTGGTACACTACGTGTTTTTATTGAaattgtgagaaattttattttttaaatgattaaaattttaacacacatattctataatttgtataataacacgtgatATACCAATTTGAAGCAAATCCAAAATTGACAAGTCAAAACACCGAACTTCCGAAATTACCCTCGCTCTCTTGGAAGCTCATATATAAATCGCGACCGCCGCGAACTCCCCACTTTATTCTGTCCTCTCCTGaaatcaattttttctttttctttctcgtgttttgtattttatatttaatttttgttcctCGTAGGATTTTCTCACAGCTCGAAGAAAACACAGGTAtgtctatattttttttatatttatttaccgAATTTCCCTAAATTTTCCGATTTATCGATTCGATTTGAGGGTTTATTCGATTCTGAACTGAATAATAATGATCGAATTTCCCTTTCCCGATCCATcgtttcaatatttattttaaattgtggGGTTTTCTGGATTCAGATACAATGGTAAAGCAAATGACCTTTGTGGGAATGAAAATTTGGAATTTAGCTGGATTTTTAACTGTATTTGTTCTTTCATTGATAAATATTGAtgctttgattattttttaatttatatggtTGGAAATgttgaaattgaattgaaaaaaaaaattatgaaatgttTTTGTTGGTTAATTTGAACGCAAGTTTTGTTTGGATTGATGGGTTGTTGGTAAAATTATATGAGATTTAAAAATTGGTAATAATTTTTATGGGTTTGATTGCAGAGAGGCATTGGAGATAATCGAAGATGTTAGAACAATTACTGATATTTACTAGAGGAGGATTAATCCTCTGGACATGCAAAGAGCTTGGAAATGCTCTTAAGGGATCTCCAATCGACACCTTGATCCGATCCTGTCTTTTGGAGGAACGGTCTGGTTTAGCTTCTTTCGATTACAGTGCCCCTGGGGCTGCTTACACGCTCAAATGGACCTTCCACAATGAGCTCGGGCTCGTGTTTGTCGCTGTTTATCAGAAGATTCTCCATCTGTTGTATGTGGATGAACTGCTTTCGATGGTGAAACATGAGTTCTCGGAGATTTATGATCCGAAAAGGACAGTCTATGCTGACTTTGATGAAACTTTTCGACAACTGAAGAAGGAGGCCGAGGCTAGGGCGGAGGAATTGAAGAAGTCAAAGCAGGTGGGTAAGCCTGTGAACAATAAGAAGCAAGGGCAGGTGCAGAAGACTGGACTTGGAGGAGACAAGAAAAAGAATGAAGGTGGTTTGGCAAGTGATGGCGGGGATGGAGATAATATGAAGGGCCGCAAATTGGAGAATGGGATCTCCAATGGTAATCACGTGGATTTCAAAGAATCTAATGGTACTGCTAACGGAAAAGAAAATACTAGTTCCAATCTTGGGGCTTTTGATGTAAATAAGCTTCAGAAACTTAGGTCGAAGGCTGGGAAGAAGACAGAGAAAACAGCTACTGTTGATAGCAAGGGCTCCAAGGCCGAGCCAAAAAAGAAGATAACAAAGAAGAATAGAGTTTGGGATGATAAACCTCCTGAGTCGAAACTGGATTTTACGGATCCTGTGGGTGAGAATGGAGACAACAATATTGAGGTCGTGGCAGCAGATCACGGTGAAAGTATGATGGACAAAGAAGAGGATTTCGGTAGTGAAagtgaggaggaagaggaagaggatgtTGGGAAGGAAAGCAAGCCTGATAAGCAAAAGAAGGGGTGGTTTTCATCTATGTTCCAGAGGTAAATCTTTTGGAAATATAGGATATTTGTTATGTTAAATTGACTTTTTGAGTCGGTGAAACTAACTGCTATTGAGATGGCTCAACACTCCGAGTTTCTCTTTGTCTCGATAAATCTGAAATGGCTTATGTTTTCTTGTATTCCCAAGCCAGTTTCATCAGACTATTAGGttgttacataatttttatgcATCTTTTGCTTGTTTGTATTCAGTATTGCTGGCAAGGCAAACTTGGAGAGGTCTGACCTGGAACCAGCTTTGAAAGCTCTCAAGGATAGGCTCATGACCAAGAATGTGGTATGCTCTTGAACTATTCTATTTCCCATTATTAAGCTGAAGTTTATTTTATCAGTAACTTTCAAGTTTTTAGATTGATGGTACAAtccttttcaatatttatcacaTGGTGCTCCAGTATTTTCACTCTTATTGAGCCGTCTAATATGATTTTGTGCTGTTGCATTCGTAGGCCGAGGAGATTGCTGAGAAGCTTTGTGAATCAGTGGCAGCTAGTCTTGAGGGGAAAAAGCTGGCTTCGTTCACAAGAATATCTTCTACCGTGCAGGTTTGTCGATTAGTTCTCTTCATTCCTCCAATATCCAGTCTTCCAGTTTGGCCTCATTATTCATTTTTTATCATGTTATAAGATTAATATTGGGCATGTAAAACTTACTGCAGACTGCGATGGAAGATGCCCTTGTTCGTATTTTAACTCCCAGGCGCTCTATTGATATACTGAGGGATGTGCATGCTGCCAAGGAACAAAGGAAGCCGTATGTCGTTGTTTTTGTTGGTGTCAATGGAGTGGGGAAATCTACCAATTTGGCTAAGGTTGAGCTGAATTCTTCTCTGTTTACGTTAAAGCATGCTTCTTTACTGATGGACCAATGGTTTTATTAACCAATTGCACCGTGCAGGTTGCTTATTGGCTTCAACAGCATAACGTCAGTGTTATGATGGCTGCCTGCGATACATTTCGATCTGGAGCTGTGGAGCAGCTGCGTACTCATGCACGTAGACTCCAGGTATCATATTACAGGATTCACATCCATTTGGGAAAGACTAATAATGGTTCTTTGGataaaaacaattaattttCTCTCTTGACCTTCATAATTAACATGTAACCAAACCTTCCATCTCAGATCCCTATTTTTGAGAAGGGATACGAGAAAGATCCTGCAGTTGTAGCTAAGGAAGCAATCCAGGAGGCCACACACAATGGTTCTGATGTGGTTCTTGTTGATACAGCTGGTCGTATGCAGGTACCGTATTTCTAGTTCTATAGCTGAATGGTTGAGCATCTCTATTTACTGGTTTTATGATGTACATGCTAAAGGTTATCCGatgattttactattttttgtttgtttttgttaattttataattatatatctATTGTGCCTTTCAGGATAATGAGCCATTGATGAGGGCACTGTCAAAGCTTGTCAATCTTAACAACCCAGATCTTGTCTTGTTCGTTGGAGAGGCACTGGTTGGGAATGATGCCGTTGATCAGCTTTCGAAGTTTAATCAGGTTTGAGCTCCATATTCCTATTCTCGGTTTTTTCTAGTATTATCCAATTATGTTTGTTTCTGTATCATCATTTGCTTACTGGCTGGTTTCTGATTCCACCTTCCCTGTTCCTGCAGAAATTAGCGGACCTCTCAACTTCGCAAACTCCTAGATTGATAGATGGGATATTGCTCACTAAGTTCGACACTATTGACGATAAGGTAGACAAACGTTTTCAATCTGCAATTGTCTATGATTATTACGTAATCTTGAGGATTGCTTTTCCCTTCACTGATTCCGTTGGTTCTAACTGAATTTGTGGGTGCGGCGTAGGTTGGGGCTGCGCTGTCCATGGTTTACATATCTGGAGCTCCCGTCATGTTTGTCGGGTGTGGGCAGTCGTACACTGACCTCAAGAAGCTGAATGTGAAATCTATCGTGAAGACACTCCTGAAATGAGAGACGTTATGCTGCCAAATTTCGTGATTCAAAGCATGCTGATGGTTTATGTTATGAAACTGTGTCCTGCAGTTTGCTGCTCTACCTTTAATTTGTATTGTTTCCGTTTGATGACCCTATGGTGGTGTTGAAAACTTTGGAGATGAATCAGTCCTTTCggctgtaatttaattaatatcAGGTTTATTAGACGTTGTTCAAATTGCTCCTCTCCCACTCTCTAGAAGAATGCCCCAAAATTATtcataacaaaataaattaaaattctttGGTTTTTTAGCAAAAATGGTCTCCTCACTTTGGTttctaagatttgaaatcaatagaattggtcgtccactatcaatcattttggtcattccgtaaaaaaatctccattaaataagaacaaaaatatcaaaatatctttaatttttgtcaaatctttTTGaccagttgtttattaaattgaggatacatttgtcattttgatccttatttaacataattttgtacggaatgaccaaaatgattgataatGTGCCACtcctattgatttcaaatatcAAGGACCAAAGTAATGTGTTATACAAATCTAAATgaccattttggttaaaaagtcAAATTCTTTGGTGGTCGGTTTAACtgttagattttaatttttgctAGACGACTTTTTGGCGGCATAAAACTTATCATGTgttatgtttggatgagaaactTTCATAGTGTTATGTTTAGACGAGAGACTTTCAAGTTTCTAAGTACTCAACTTTAGGCTGATTTTAAGTTACATTACAGAACACCGCTAATGAACTACTCGAGCAATATAAGATTACTCCTCAATTGTTTATTGCGCATTATTTTGGCTTGTTAATTGAATTTTACCAATTATAATTAATACTATGCATACAATGACTGAATGACCCAGGCTATTAGAGACCGGAGTACCGGTGGCCTTTGTTCATAATTGGCATACAAAATCATCGATTCATTTACCTTGTAAAACAAGTAATCCAAAGGGTATCACTTTTCTTACCAGACAAGTCCTTTCATATTCTTAATTATTCGAGTTCGTAGACAAAGATAATTGTATTTGCCTACAAAAGGACGGG
This window contains:
- the LOC103415545 gene encoding uncharacterized protein, yielding MLEQLLIFTRGGLILWTCKELGNALKGSPIDTLIRSCLLEERSGLASFDYSAPGAAYTLKWTFHNELGLVFVAVYQKILHLLYVDELLSMVKHEFSEIYDPKRTVYADFDETFRQLKKEAEARAEELKKSKQVGKPVNNKKQGQVQKTGLGGDKKKNEGGLASDGGDGDNMKGRKLENGISNGNHVDFKESNGTANGKENTSSNLGAFDVNKLQKLRSKAGKKTEKTATVDSKGSKAEPKKKITKKNRVWDDKPPESKLDFTDPVGENGDNNIEVVAADHGESMMDKEEDFGSESEEEEEEDVGKESKPDKQKKGWFSSMFQSIAGKANLERSDLEPALKALKDRLMTKNVAEEIAEKLCESVAASLEGKKLASFTRISSTVQTAMEDALVRILTPRRSIDILRDVHAAKEQRKPYVVVFVGVNGVGKSTNLAKVAYWLQQHNVSVMMAACDTFRSGAVEQLRTHARRLQIPIFEKGYEKDPAVVAKEAIQEATHNGSDVVLVDTAGRMQDNEPLMRALSKLVNLNNPDLVLFVGEALVGNDAVDQLSKFNQKLADLSTSQTPRLIDGILLTKFDTIDDKVGAALSMVYISGAPVMFVGCGQSYTDLKKLNVKSIVKTLLK